In Glycine max cultivar Williams 82 chromosome 10, Glycine_max_v4.0, whole genome shotgun sequence, the DNA window taaaaattaatcatatatgataatttttttattaaatgataatataaaatgactttACCCTGTAGAGCATATATTATTAACacattttatttgttgtaaTTCTGACATTGAATGAAGAAACCAGATCTAAGTAGATCCTTAAATAATATATAGGGGTGAGACTCGTTTAGGAGTCAATCTCTTTATACGCCTTAATGAATACATATTAATTAGTACCTTCTAATAAATGTGTATTTTTAATACTATAACTTAAAACTTTTTCATACTAAGACTTGATTCCTACATAAGTGTCACttataataattgattattttaaccGATCTAAATTACCACTTATttctaattatgtttttattgttatttattctttttcattccccatttttttatattttcagagAAAACTAGTAAGAAGGAGAAGATAGTGGTAGCAGGTGCAACTTTTTCTACCCCTTATTATATTTGCCAATTATTTGTTTAACTTGGAACCCCACAAATAAAACTTGTAAATAATTTGTTAACCTTGTATCATAGTAggttaaatttcatatttggaacccacaaataaaatttataaataatgtaGAGTGATTGaataactaaacaaaaaaagctGTAGATGTATTGTTGAATTATTCATCTGTGATGGCTCCAGGAAAGGAAGTTTGGTGACTCCTTctagcaaaaataaataaacaaataatctcTTTCAGATgcgaatatgaaaataaataaatcatcatGGAGGGTATGCCTTTTTCTCATTCTGACTTCTTAATGAAATAAACCTACAGCTACTTCAGTTGCTGGAGGACTGGGAATTTTGATGGTCTTGGCTTGCATCTTACGAAGATACTATTTTCACAAGAAGAATCCTACTTACCTAATGATTGAGAACTTTCTGAAGCAACATGGACACCTTTCAGCCAAAAGGTACAGTTATTTGGAGGTAAAGAAAATGACTAACTCCTTCAAAAACAAATTAGGCCAAGGAGGGTATGGCAGTGTATATAAAGGGAGGTTACAAAATGGAAGCCTTGTGGCAGTGAAGATTTTAAGCAAGTTAAAAGGTGATGGAGATGAATTCATCAATGAAGTGGCTAGTATTAGCATGACTTCTCATGTTAACATTGTCAGTTTACTGGGATTTTGCCTGGAGGGCTCCAAAAGAGTTCTCATATACGAGTATATGCCAAATGGATCTCTTGAAAAGTTCATATATGAAGAGAAAGATCCTTTAAAGCATAAACTCACATTGAATTGCAGAACTATGTACAATATCGTCATTGGTGTTGCTCGAGGATTGGAGTACTTGCACAAGGGTTGTAACACCAAAATCTTGCATTTTGACATAAAACCTCACAACATACTGCTTGATGAGTTGTTTTGCCCAAAAATATCAGATTTTGGGCTTGCTAAAATATGTCCTAGAGAAAAAAGTATTGTATCAATGATGGTTGCAAGGGGAACTGTAGGGTATATTGCTCCTGAATTGTTCTGCAGAAATTTTGGTGGAGTGTCCCATAAATCAGATGTCTACAGTTATGGAATGATGGTCTTGGAAATGCTTGGTGCTAGAGAGAATAATAATAGCAGAGTTGATTTTTCAAGTGAAAATTACTTTCCACATTGGATATACAGCCATCTTGAATTAAATCAAGAGCTTCAATTGCGctgtattaaaaaacaaaatgataaagaaaTGGTGAGAAAAATGACTATAGTGAGTTTATGGTGCATACAAACTGACCCTTCAAAACGACCTGCAATGAGTAAAGTGGTGGAAATGATGGAAGGAAGCATTAGCTTGTTGCAAGTTCCACCCAAACCTTTCCTTTTTTCGTCCTCAGCCCCTGAATCACAATCAAGCGAGACTTATAGTTATTGACATTGTTGTATGTTGGTTCATTAACAATCATTAGTTAGTTCTTTTACTCTTTACCAACttagtatttttctattttctgttattttgaTATAGCATGTAACagttaattagttttaagttAGTTGGGTTAGTTAGGCTTGAAATAGTGcttctatttcttcttcttgcatagcctAGATCATAAGAGAATTTTTTACTTAGAAAAATTCTGCAAAGATCGAATAAAGTGGTTGCTGTGAGCACAGTGCAGTTTTTCGTTCATCCTTTTTTCTACATTTTGCTTATTCTTGTTCATACAAGAAATTTATTCTTTTGTGAATTAAAATCTGATCTTGGCACAACAAATTAGTGCAGTGAGCGTGGAGCGATTTTGAGTTCTATTCAAGAAATGGGTTTGGCCAAGTATGAGGTTGAAAAATTTACAGGGCAAAATGATTTTGGGCTATGGCGATTGAAGATGAGAGCTCTTCTTGTTCAGCAGGGCCTGGTGGAAGCACTTGATGGAGAAGTCAAACTTGAAAAGATGATGGCTGATGGGGATAAGAAAGCACTACTGTAGAAGGCACACAGTGCAATTATCCTCAGTCTCGGAGACAATGTGCTGAGGCAAGTCTCAAAGGAAACAACTGCTGCTGGGGTTTGGTCAAAACTTGAAGGTTTGTACATGACCAAATCTTTAGTTAATTGTCTTTACCTAAAGTAGTctttatattcatttaaaatgCATGAAGATAGATCAGTAGTAGAACAATTGGATTTGtttaataaactaattctaGATCTTGAAAATATCGATGTCACTATTGATGATGAGGATCAAGCTTTGTTATTGATGTGCTCTTTGCCTAAGAGTTACTCTCATTTCaaagagattttattgtttGGAAGAGACTCTGTTTCTCTTGATGAAGTGCAGGCTGCTCTAAATTCAAAggaattgaatgaaagaaaggaaaagatgtCCTTTAGAAGTGGTGAAGGGCTGACAGTAAGAGGCAAGACCTTcaagaaaaatagtaaatttgaTAAGAAAAAAGCAAAAGCCAGAAAATCAGAAGAATGGTGAAGGAAACATCTTCAAAATCAGATGTTATCACTGTAAAAAGGAGGGTCATACAAGGAAAGTTTGTCCTGAAAGGCAAAAAAATGGTGGCAGTAACAATAGGAAGAAGGACTCAGGGAATGCTGCAATTGTTCAAGATGATGGCTATGAATCTGTAGAGGCACTGATGGTGTCTGAAAAGAATCCAGAAACTAAATGGATAATGGATTCAGGGTGTTCATGGCAACCAAAAGAGTTTTATCAAAAACTGAGTTATGGCACATGAGGTTGGGCCATGTAAGTGAGAAGGGGTTGATTGAATTGGCAAAACAAGAGCTGCTATGTGAGGACAGAATGGAAAGATTAAAGTTTTGTGAACATTGTGTCTATGGCAAAGCCTGTAGAGCCAAATTCAATGTTGGACAACAAGAACAAAAGGTACCCTTGATTATGTTCATGTTGATCTTTGGGGTCCAACCAAGACTCCCTCTCATTCTGGAGCAAGGTATTTCTTGAGCATTGTGGATGACTACTGAAGGAAGCTGTGGATCTACATTCAGAAAACAAAAGATGAGGCTTTTGATAACTTCAAAAGCTGGAAAACACTTGTGGAAAACCAAACAGACAGAAAGATCAAGAGGCTTCGTATTGATAATGGTCTTGAGTTCTACTCTGAACCTTTTAATGATTTCTGCAAAGAGAATGGCATTGCAAGGCACAGGACAGTTGCGggaactcctcaacaaaatggtttaGCTGAAAGATTCAACAGGACCATTTTGGAGAGAGTGAGATGTATGTTGCTGAATGCAGGATTACCCAAGATTTTTTTGGCTCAAGCAGCAATGACGGTTGTATATCTTATCAACAAGTGTCCTTCAACAGCTCTAAACTTTAAAACCCCTGAGGAGATTTGGTCTGGCCATCCATCGAGTCTAAAACAGCCAAAGGTATTTGGCTGTGTTGCCTATGCTCATATCAAGCAAGACAAATTGGAACCTAGAGCTGTCAAGTGCATTTTTCTAGGATATCCTGAGGGAGTGAAAGGGTATAAACTGTGGTGTTTGGAGGCTGGTTTTAAGAGATGTTTAGTGAGTTGTTATGTTGTCTTCAATGAAGCTGAAATGGCCTACAAGACCAAGCCCAACATGGTTCAGTCCAACACTGATCATAGTAAGGAAACTGattctgaaaaattaaattttgaggtGGAGACTGAGGATAAACATGCTGAAACACAAGCTGTTAATTGGCCTCTTGATGAAGAGaaatctgaagaagaagaacaagaagaagctaACTATGTGCTGGCTCGAGACAGAACCATAAGGGAAATCAAACAACCTAAGAGGTATGGATATGCTGATCTAATAGCATTTGCTCTGGTAGTTGCCAGTGAAGTTTTGGAGGAAGATCCAAAAACTATTAAAGTTGTCTTAGCtagtaaagagaaagaaaaatggctAAGTGCCACGAATGAAGAGATTAAGTCTCTCTATGACAACCATACATgggaattgattaaaaaaaaaccctgGTTCTAGAGTGGTCAGCTGCAAatggatcttcaagaaaaaagaaggtATCCAAGGAGTTGAACCAGACAGATTtaaagctagacttgttgctTGAGGATTCACTCAAAAGGAGGGAATTGATTTCAATGAAGTTTTCTCTCCTGTAGTGAAACACAGGTCAATCAGAATTCTTATGGCTATGGTGGCAGGATTTGATCTTGTGTTaaaacaaatggatgtgaaaacaacatttttgtATGAGAAGCTTGATGAGGTGATATTGATGAAACAACCCGAGGGGTTTGAAGTCAAAGGTAAAGAGGATTATgtttgcaaattaaacaaatccCTGTATGGTCTAAAGCAGTTCCCCAGACAATTGAATAGGAGATTTGATGAATTTATGGCTGACATACAGTTTCATAGAAGTCACTATGATAACTGTGTTTACTTCAAATTTCCTTCTAAAGCTGAGTTTGTGATATTgctattatatgttgatgatattttgaTAGCAAGTAACAACAACAGTGaggttgaaaaattgaaatctaaGCTGAGCaaggaatttgaaatgaaggatttgGGAGCAGCCAAGAGAATATTGTGAATAGAATTCAAACGGGACATAACTGTATCTGTCCCAGGAGTTATATCTGAGAAAAGTTCTTGAAAGGTTTGGAATGTCAAATTCCAAACCTGAAACTACTCCTATGTCACAGCAGTTTAAGCTCAGTACAAGTCAAGCGCCTAAGACACATGATGATATAATTTACATGGAAGGTATTCCATATGCTAATGCTGTAGGGTCACTGATGTATGCTATGGTATGTACTCGCCCTGACATAGCTCATGCAATGAGCTTAGTAAGTAGGTTCATGGTAAATCCAGGCAAAGCACATTGGCAAGCCCTGAAATGGATACTCAGATATATCAGAGGATCACGTGGAAGAGTTATGGTTTATGGTGGAGCTAGGAATAGCAGAAGAACAACTGCTATTGAAGGTTTTCTAGATTCTGATTATGCTGGCTTTTTAGATTCAAGGAAATCACTCACAGTATTTGTGTTCACTGCTTTTGGCACTGCAATTAGTTGGAAAGCTAGCCTTCAAAAGGTAGTGGCTTTATCAACCACTGAAGCTGAGTATATTGCTCTTACAGAAGCTGGGAAAGAATCTCTGTGGCTTGAAGGCATTGCAAAGGAGCTAAAGATACAAAATGAAGTGATCACAATACACTGTGACAGCCAAAGTGCCATTGATTTATCCAGAAATTCTGTGCATCATGAGAGGACAAAGCACATTGATATTAAGCTGCATTTTGTTAGAGAAGTTATTGGTCAGGGATCAGTTATAGTCAAGAAGATTTCAACTGATCACAATCCTTCTGATATGATCACAAAGGCTCTTCCAAGTAGCAAGTTTTTCCATTGTTTGGACTTAATTCAGCTGAAGGGTGATTAAATCCTGTTTCTGCAGCAACCTCtagttttgttaatattttgttattgaacCAAGGTGGAGAATTGTTGTATGTTGGTTCATTAACAACCATTAGTTAGTTCTTTTACTCTTTACCAACTtcatatttttctgttttctgttaTTCTGTTATAGCATGTAACagttaattagttttaagttGGTTGGGTTAGTTAGGCTTGAAATAGTGcttctatttcttcttcttgcatagcctAGAT includes these proteins:
- the LOC100807312 gene encoding LEAF RUST 10 DISEASE-RESISTANCEUS RECEPTOR-LIKE PROTEIN KINASE-like 2.1 isoform X1; this translates as MKNHAFGALFLSTLVLLVSTAKGKCPPSFVCGNLGTMHFPYTDTKHPHCGLLVIYGCDDRDNDTIKTIKNNGAWFYITRDQNNGTILFRDDKLRTLLLTRRCGVFSNNYTSLDTTSPFLSLHFMNLNLFICNSTLNVTPPSSVFSKSTICKDEDIFYRPTNMDDYYDYHYPYFEACSRVILPIRDSEIVPDNGNLFDYLSADIPVQAEVFHDCSSCYYLRGGRCQLDNQGKFFCAEEKTSKKEKIVVAATSVAGGLGILMVLACILRRYYFHKKNPTYLMIENFLKQHGHLSAKRYSYLEVKKMTNSFKNKLGQGGYGSVYKGRLQNGSLVAVKILSKLKGDGDEFINEVASISMTSHVNIVSLLGFCLEGSKRVLIYEYMPNGSLEKFIYEEKDPLKHKLTLNCRTMYNIVIGVARGLEYLHKGCNTKILHFDIKPHNILLDELFCPKISDFGLAKICPREKSIVSMMVARGTVGYIAPELFCRNFGGVSHKSDVYSYGMMVLEMLGARENNNSRVDFSSENYFPHWIYSHLELNQELQLRCIKKQNDKEMVRKMTIVSLWCIQTDPSKRPAMSKVVEMMEGSISLLQVPPKPFLFSSSAPESQSSETYSY
- the LOC100807312 gene encoding LEAF RUST 10 DISEASE-RESISTANCEUS RECEPTOR-LIKE PROTEIN KINASE-like 2.1 isoform X2 — translated: MKNHAFGALFLSTLVLLVSTAKGKCPPSFVCGNLGTMHFPYTDTKHPHCGLLVIYGCDDRDNDTIKTIKNNGAWFYITRDQNNGTILFRDDKLRTLLLTRRCGVFSNNYTSLDTTSPFLSLHFMNLNLFICNSTLNVTPPSSVFSKSTICKDEDIFYRPTNMDDYYDYHYPYFEACSRVILPIRDSEIVPDNGNLFDYLSADIPVQAEVFHDCSSCYYLRGGRCQLDNQGKFFCAEATSVAGGLGILMVLACILRRYYFHKKNPTYLMIENFLKQHGHLSAKRYSYLEVKKMTNSFKNKLGQGGYGSVYKGRLQNGSLVAVKILSKLKGDGDEFINEVASISMTSHVNIVSLLGFCLEGSKRVLIYEYMPNGSLEKFIYEEKDPLKHKLTLNCRTMYNIVIGVARGLEYLHKGCNTKILHFDIKPHNILLDELFCPKISDFGLAKICPREKSIVSMMVARGTVGYIAPELFCRNFGGVSHKSDVYSYGMMVLEMLGARENNNSRVDFSSENYFPHWIYSHLELNQELQLRCIKKQNDKEMVRKMTIVSLWCIQTDPSKRPAMSKVVEMMEGSISLLQVPPKPFLFSSSAPESQSSETYSY